One Lachancea thermotolerans CBS 6340 chromosome B complete sequence genomic window, AAGGCCTCAAAAGGCGACTCCCCGCTATAGTCTTCGCTGCAAGGGAAATCTTGCGTTCCTGTCCAATGGAAATCAAAGGAGTGGTCGATGTCAATTCCAAAGCAACGCGGGAAGTACGTTTGCTGGCGGTTCTTACGCCACAGGCGGTCATGACTCCACGTGTACACGTATCCGTCCGGGTTAAAAACCGGTACAATAAGGAAGTCCAGGTGGTTTAAGTATTTAGTTTCCTTTTTGTTGGTCCCATAGCCTGTAAGCAGCTGATAAATAAAGTAACATGCAGTGCTGACGCCCACCCATTCTCGAGCGTGGATACCACCTGTGATTATGATAGTTTTCTTGTCTGGATTGAGGTTGTGGTTCCCTGCGCTGATGTGTAGTGCTTTCATTTCGCGGCCCTCGAATGTTTGACCGACCAACTCAATTTTCACAAGCTCTGGGAAAGTCAATTGCATCAAATCCAACCACGCGTAAATGGTGTCGAGGTCTCTAAATTGGTCGAAAAAGATATCTTGTCTCTTCATGGTAACAGGAGCAGGCTCGTTAAGTTGCGGCGACTGCTGGAAAAtctgcagcttttcagcGCCCTCGAGCTGATCTACTGGGTAGGTCTCTTTGACCGTTTTGTTCAGGTCATCTATGATCACTTCGCACTCTTTAAGATGATCCGCCACATCACCAGGAAGTTGCACATCCACAAACTGGGAGCTTCGAGTCCAGATATCTATCGAGCCAGCGTGATATTGGCCGATCTTTGTCTTGACTTCCGTAACGTTGTTAGTGTGGAACCTGCACACCTTGTAGCCCGAGTAGTCACGCGAGGCAGAGCAAATCGCCACTAAACATGCCAAAAAGGCACTCGCCGCTCTCATGGTCTTTGAGAGCACTCACTGGTGTGTTAATGTGTCTTCGTTGTGGGACTTACGTAGTGGTTGGTTCGCTTAGAAGCCCACTAACTCAATTTGATGATATCTTCGTTTTTGACGATATGCGCTTGACGAGTAAGCTATGCAATAACTGGAGGGTTGCTGGTTTTGGGCTAAGCAGTCCACTGGGAGTTAACACGGAACTTCGGATGGTATTTCTGCTATTAGAAGTACCACTGACTAGCATAATTTCTCAACACTACGTTGGCAACAATGTTACTCGCGTATATAATGATAAAATATACCGAATGCTAAGGAGCTAGCAAACCTTAGCTCTGGATCAAATTAAGTGGAGCAAAGGAGTAGACCATTTGTATTTCCTGGTTAGCCGGAGTTtaagccaaaaacaaatctATCATGAGCAAAGGGAACGATCTATCGCCAACATCAAGCAATGTGGACGTGAAGGAAGGTGTGGATGCATCCAAGCTCACCCCACAAGAAGCAAAGCTCCTGAAGATGTATGGGAGGCTCCCCTCCAAAAAAGATCTGTTCAAGCACAAGCTGCAAGAGAGAAAGTACTTTGACAGTGGTGACTACGCCCTGAATAAGGCTGGTGTTAAATCAGATGACTTGCAATCTGATTCGATAGGGAACAATCACCTGCCTGTGACAAACCCTAGCGGGCTAAGAGAAAGCATCATAAAAAGAAGGCTAAGCAGTAGCGCGGGAAGTGTGGATGCACATGACCTACGCAGGCAAGGCAGCATATCTAGTGGGCCTCCGCCAAGGTCGCCCAATAAATGAGGCGCCTTGGCGACTATTACAGGAAAATATTCAGTGTCGCCTTTTATTGTTATTGGTATGTAC contains:
- the ECM14 gene encoding putative metallocarboxypeptidase (similar to uniprot|P38836 Saccharomyces cerevisiae YHR132C) yields the protein MRAASAFLACLVAICSASRDYSGYKVCRFHTNNVTEVKTKIGQYHAGSIDIWTRSSQFVDVQLPGDVADHLKECEVIIDDLNKTVKETYPVDQLEGAEKLQIFQQSPQLNEPAPVTMKRQDIFFDQFRDLDTIYAWLDLMQLTFPELVKIELVGQTFEGREMKALHISAGNHNLNPDKKTIIITGGIHAREWVGVSTACYFIYQLLTGYGTNKKETKYLNHLDFLIVPVFNPDGYVYTWSHDRLWRKNRQQTYFPRCFGIDIDHSFDFHWTGTQDFPCSEDYSGESPFEALESESWNNYINESKSEYTIHGYLDLHSYSQEVLYPYAYSCDALPRDFENLLELSWGLAKAIRRKSGKKYNVLSSCEDRGSDLKPGLGSGSALDYMYHHRAHWGIQLKLRDTGNHGFLLPPKYIVPVGKESYAALKYFCDFILNPEL
- the IGO2 gene encoding phosphatase regulator (highly similar to uniprot|Q9P305 Saccharomyces cerevisiae YHR132W-A Hypothetical ORF), with amino-acid sequence MSKGNDLSPTSSNVDVKEGVDASKLTPQEAKLLKMYGRLPSKKDLFKHKLQERKYFDSGDYALNKAGVKSDDLQSDSIGNNHLPVTNPSGLRESIIKRRLSSSAGSVDAHDLRRQGSISSGPPPRSPNK